The proteins below come from a single Necator americanus strain Aroian chromosome V, whole genome shotgun sequence genomic window:
- a CDS encoding hypothetical protein (NECATOR_CHRV.G17988.T1), with protein MTVKVGHRYSAKFPCTSGVPQGGVLSPLLFLIYTVDLLSVLRTSPLVKVQVYADDIKIYGIYDDENYHEVRTALRTSLARMSDWASKWDLHINYDKSLVMHLGKGDVAEYSMNGVTLNTCKSVRDLGIFVDDNLNFSEHIDHVVRKAYSSLFRLFRIAHTSNPTILTRLYKSSSHLEYDIEP; from the coding sequence ATGACAGTCAAAGTTGGTCATAGATACTCAGCCAAATTCCCTTGCACGAGTGGAGTTCCACAAGGTGGAGTCCTGTCCCCTCTCTTATTTCTTATCTACACAGTCGACCTACTAAGTGTGCTCAGAACTTCTCCGCTCGTGAAAGTCCAAGTGTACGCTGATGACATTAAGATTTACGGCATCTATGATGATGAGAACTACCATGAAGTACGTACTGCACTTCGAACGTCACTAGCTAGGATGTCTGACTGGGCTTCTAAATGGGATTTGCACATTAACTATGACAAGTCCCTGGTTATGCATTTAGGTAAAGGGGATGTGGCTGAGTATAGTATGAATGGAGTAACTCTTAACACATGTAAATCTGTAAGAGACTTAGGAATTTTTGTCGATGATAACCTCAACTTCTCTGAACACATTGATCATGTTGTACGAAAAGCATACTCCTCcctttttcgcctttttcgGATTGCCCACACCAGTAATCCAACTATTCTCACTCGCTTATACAAATCTTCTTCTCATCTTGAATATGATATTGAGCCCTAA